From Salarias fasciatus chromosome 12, fSalaFa1.1, whole genome shotgun sequence, the proteins below share one genomic window:
- the dgcr6 gene encoding protein DGCR6: protein MDIYAGIIGDSTKQQERHYYLLSELQTLVKGLSSSFQQRLSYNTLSDLALALIDGTVYEIVQGLLDIQHLTEKNLYNQRLKLHAEHQGLKQELARRHKDALQSCKSHNLALLKSNQQAELEALEIRVKEEQKMMDKKIVVEMDQKVIDQQNTLEKAGVPGFFVTTNPQELTMQMNLLELILKLQQKESQAGLL from the exons ATGGACATTTACGCAGGAATCATCGGCGATTCAACCAAACAGCAAGAAAGGCATTACTATCTTTTGTCTGAGCTGCAAACTTTAGTCAAAGGTCTATCGAG CTCCTTTCAGCAGCGGCTGTCCTACAACACGCTCAGTGACCTGGCTCTGGCGCTCATCGACGGCACTGTGTACGAGATAGTGCAAGGCCTCCTGGATATCCAACATCTGACTGAGAAGAATCTGTACAACCAAAGACTGAAGCTGCACGCTGAACACCAAG GCCTCAAACAAGAGCTTGCGCGAAGGCACAAAGACGCTCTGCAATCATGCAAGTCACACAACCTTGCACTTCTTAAATCAAACCAACAGGCAGAGTTAGAG GCACTGGAGATTCGTGTGAAAGAGGAACAAAAGATGATGGACAAAAAGATTGTTGTAGAAATGGATCAAAAAGTGATTGACCAGCAGAACACTCTGGAGAAGGCGGGAGTGCCGGGGTTCTTCGTCACCACAAATCCGCAG GAGCTTACAATGCAGATGAACCTACTGGAACTGATCCTCAAGCTGCAACAGAAGGAATCACAAGCAGGATTACTATGA
- the slc7a4 gene encoding cationic amino acid transporter 4: MATCPRGCAPAVRLCQRLNRLKTLEEDMMATSLKRCLSTLDLTLLGVGGMVGSGLYVLTGTVAKDTAGPAVIISFLFAGFASLLAAFCYAEFGARIPKTGSAYMFTYVSVGEIWAFLIGWNVILENMIGGAAVARAWSGYLDSIFNHAIQNFTETHIMQWNVPFLAHYPDLLAAGVLVVASFFISFGVQVSSYLNHIFSTISMGVIIFILVFGFMLAEPANWSQEQGGFAPYGMSGILAGSATCFYAFVGFDVIASSSEEAKNPQKAVPLATAISLGLATTAYILVSTVLTLLVPWRTLDPNSALADAFFRRGYSWAGIIVAVGSICAMNTVLLANLFSLPRIVYAMAEDGLFFSIFSRVNPITKVPVNAILVFGILMATMALIFDLEALVQFLSIGTLLAYTFVAASVIVLRFQPEKTSSKGTATTSPNPNAEPSPIPSESRTINEDTEEMKQYESFSDKLQLVERQKQKEQRGVGQLKAFWEPYLDRVLGDCEPGEVVAFSVMTLIVSSVSLCAVLEFGSKQLQLPLWSFTMLIVIFSLAFVISLALIWVHEPQKNNITFQVPLVPLTPGISILINVFLMLKLSLLTWIRFTVWIAIGLFVYFGYGIWHSKEGIRELQPKDMAARYVVLPSGSLVETVQSVQPDGQVDASAHHINASAASTAEESAGKR, encoded by the exons ATGGCAACTTGTCCGAGAGGCTGTGCGCCTGCCGTGCGCCTTTGTCAGAGACTGAACCGACTGAAGACGTTAGAAGAAGACATGATGGCGACGTCACTGAAGCGCTGCCTCTCCACGCTGGACCTGACTCTGCTGGGTGTTGGTGGCATGGTGGGCTCCGGACTGTACGTCTTGACTGGAACAGTGGCGAAAGACACGGCGGGGCCGGCTGTCATCATATCGTTCCTTTTCGCCGGTTTCGCATCTTTGCTGGCCGCCTTCTGTTACGCAGAGTTTGGAGCACGCATTCCCAAAACAGGATCCGCCTACATGTTTACCTACGTGTCAGTGGGGGAGATTTGGGCCTTTCTCATTGGCTGGAATGTGATTCTGGAGAACATGATCGGCGGTGCTGCTGTGGCTCGTGCCTGGAGTGGCTATCTAGACTCCATTTTCAACCACGCCATCCAGAACTTCACAGAGACCCACATCATGCAGTGGAACGTGCCCTTCCTCGCACACTACCCCGACCTTCTTGCCGCAGGAGTTCTAGTAGTTGCCTCGTTCTTCATCTCCTTCGGTGTTCAAGTGTCCTCGTACCTAAACCACATCTTCTCCACCATCAGTATGGGTGTCATTATTTTCATCTTGGTGTTTGGTTTTATGCTGGCTGAGCCGGCCAACTGGAGCCAGGAACAGGGGGGCTTTGCACCCTATGGGATGTCAGGAATACTTGCAGGCTCAGCCACGTGCTTCTACGCATTTGTAGGCTTTGATGTAATTGCGTCCTCAAGTGAGGAGGCGAAGAATCCTCAGAAGGCCGTTCCCTTGGCCACCGCCATCTCCCTTGGACTGGCAACAACGGCCTACATCCTGGTGTCCACGGTGCTCACGTTACTTGTGCCCTGGCGTACACTAGACCCCAATTCAGCCCTGGCAGATGCTTTTTTCCGCCGTGGCTACAGTTGGGCTGGGATCATCGTAGCTGTAGGCTCCATTTGTG cCATGAACACTGTGCTACTCGCAAATCTCTTCTCTCTGCCTCGTATTGTGTATGCGATGGCCGAGGACGGTTTGTTCTTCTCCATCTTCTCAAGAGTCAATCCCATCACCAAAGTTCCTGTCAATGCTATTTTGGTCTTTGGGATTCTAATGGCTACCATGGCTCTAATTTTTGACCTGGAAGCCTTGGTTCAGTTTTTATCCATCGGCACTCTTCTCGCCTACACATTTGTTGCAGCGAGCGTTATTGTGCTGCGCTTCCAGCCTGAAAAAACCAGCTCCAAGGGAACCGCCACCACATCCCCCAACCCCAACGCTGAGCCTTCCCCGATTCCTTCAGAGTCCCGCACCATCAATGAGGACACTGAGGAGATGAAGCAGTACGAGTCTTTCTCCGACAAACTGCAGTTGGTGGAGAGGCAGAAGCAGAAAGAGCAGCGTGGAGTGGGGCAGCTGAAGGCCTTCTGGGAACCGTACCTGGACAGAGTGCTGGGGGATTGTGAGCCAGGCGAGGTGGTGGCCTTCAGCGTGATGACGCTGATCGTGAGCTCGGTGTCCCTCTGCGCAGTGTTGGAGTTTGGAAgcaagcagctgcagctgcctctGTGGAGCTTCACCATGCTGATCGTGATTTTCAGCTTAGCTTTCGTTATCAGCCTGGCACTTATATGGGTTCATGAgccccaaaaaaacaacataacgtTTCAG GTTCCTCTGGTCCCTTTGACTCCAGGTATCAGTATCCTCATTAATGTATTCCTCATGCTGAAGCTCAGCCTCCTCACCTGGATTCGATTCACTGTATGGATTGCCATAG GTCTCTTTGTGTATTTTGGCTACGGGATCTGGCACAGTAAGGAGGGAATACGAGAACTGCAGCCCAAAGACATGGCCGCCCGGTACGTGGTGCTACCCAGCGGCAGCCTGGTGGAGACGGTGCAGTCCGTCCAGCCAGATGGTCAGGTAGACGCCTCAGCGCACCACATCAACGCCTCGGCTGCCTCCACAGCCGAGGAGAGTGCAGGGAAGAGATGA